A single genomic interval of Carassius auratus strain Wakin chromosome 30, ASM336829v1, whole genome shotgun sequence harbors:
- the LOC113049607 gene encoding nucleolin-like isoform X3: MVKLAKAAKKQAPPKKKAPPPPKEVEEDSSEEDSEDEEEEAPPVKAVAKKKAAPAKAVKNGKAAAKQESESDDDDDEEESEEEAPPPKKAAPAKATPAKKAAPAEESSDEDDDDDEDDDESEEEPPPPPKKATPAKATPAKATPAKKAAPAKKAAPAEESDEDEDESEEEEAPPPKKAAKPAAKAPAAKAPAAEESDEDDDDDDEDDDDDEEEEMDTTPAAKKAGLVKAKEESEEEDDDDDDDEDDEEEDETPVTPGKRKAEAKKEKGTPPAKKAKTDGEGFSLFLGNLNSNKDFDEIKSAITKFFSKEGLEIQDVRLGGSKKFGYVDFASEEDLQKAMGLNGKKLMGLPLKLDKARSKEDSQENKKERDARTLFVKNLPYSITQEELQEVFEQATDIRIPMGSNGSSRGIAYLEFKTEAIAEKTLEEAQGSDVQGRSIIIDFTGEKSRQGGRTIGNANKILVVNNLSFNASEESLQSVFEKAVSIRVPQNNGRPKGFAFLEFESVEDAKEAMENCNNTEIEGRSIRLEYSQNDRDRSSGGGRGGSGPTKTLFVKGLSEDTTDQSLKEAFDGAVNARIVMDRDTGSSKGFGFVDFDSEGDCKAAKEAMDDGEIDGNRVTLDYAKPKGEGGRGGFGGGFGGRGGGRGGFGGRGGGGFGGGRGGGFRGGRGGRGGGRGGFGDRPQGKKIKFDD, encoded by the exons ATGGTGAAGCTTGCCAAG GCAGCTAAAAAGCAGGCGCCTCCTAAGAAAAAGGCACCTCCACCTCCCAAGGAAGTGGAAGAGGACTCCAGCGAGGAGGACAGTGAGGATGAGGAAGAAGAG GCGCCACCAGTTAAGGCTGTAGCAAAGAAGAAAGCCGCTCCGGCGAAGGCAGTGAAGAACGGGAAAGCTGCCGCCAAACAGGAGAGCGAGAGTGACGATGACGACGATGAAGAAGAATCTG AAGAGGAAGCTCCTCCTCCAAAGAAGGCAGCACCTGCCAAGGCGACTCCTGCCAAGAAGGCAGCGCCTGCTGAGGAGTCCTCCGACGAAGATGATGACGACGACGAGGATG ATGACGAATCTGAGGAAGAGCCGCCTCCGCCTCCCAAGAAGGCCACGCCTGCTAAAGCCACACCTGCTAAAGCCACTCCGGCAAAGAAGGCCGCTCCGGCCAAGAAAGCTGCTCCTGCCGAGGAGTCCGATGAGGATGAAG ATGAATCTGAAGAGGAAGAAGCCCCGCCTCCTAAAAAGGCAGCTAAACCCGCAGCCAAAGCCCCTGCTGCTAAAGCCCCCGCAGCGGAGGAGTCTgacgaggatgatgatgatgacgacgaggatgatgatgatgatg AAGAGGAGGAAATGGACACGACTCCTGCAGCCAAAAAGGCAGGATTGGTGAAGGCGAAGGAGGAGTCTGaagaagaggatgatgatgatgacgacgatgaggatgatgaagaggaagACG AGACCCCGGTCACTCCAGGGAAAAGGAAGGCCGAGGCCAAAAAAGAGAAGGGAACACCACCAGCGAAGAAAGCTAAAACTGATGGCGAAG gtttcagtCTCTTCTTGGGTAACCTGAACTCCAATAAAGACTTTGATGAAATTAAGTCCGCAATCACAAAGTTCTTCTCGAAGGAAGGCCTTGAGATTCAGGACGTCCGACTTGGCGGGAGCAA GAAATTTGGCTATGTGGACTTTGCATCAGAGGAAGACCTGCAGAAGGCTATGGGGCTCAATGGCAAGAAGTTAATGGGCCTACCGTTGAAACTGGACAAAGCCAGAAGCAAAGAAGACTCCCAGGAAAACAAGAAAG AGAGAGATGCACGCACGTTGTTCGTGAAGAACCTGCCGTACTCCATAACACAGGAGGAACTGCAGGAAGTCTTTGAGCAGGCCACTGATATCAGGATCCCGATGGGCAGCAACGGTTCGAGCAGAGG AATCGCATACCTGGAGTTCAAGACGGAGGCGATCGCTGAGAAGACGCTGGAGGAGGCGCAGGGTTCAGATGTCCAGGGCCGCTCCATCATCATAGACTTCACTGGAGAGAAGAGTCGGCAGGGCGGCAGAA cCATTGGTAATGCAAACAAAATCCTGGTTGTGAACAACCTGTCGTTCAACGCGAGTGAAGAGTCCCTCCAGAGTGTGTTTGAGAAGGCCGTGTCCATCAGAGTACCACAGAACAACGGCAGACCGAAGGG aTTTGCGTTTTTGGAGTTCGAAAGCGTGGAGGATGCCAAGGAGGCGATGGAGAATTGCAACAACACAGAAATCGAGGGCAGGAGTATCCGATTAGAGTACAGTCAGAACGACAGAGACCGAAGcagtggaggaggaagaggaggctcTG GGCCAACAAAAACCCTGTTTGTCAAAGGTCTGTCAGAGGACACCACAGACCAGTCTCTGAAAGAAGCTTTTGACGGAGCAGTAAACGCCAGAATCGTCATGGACCGAGACACCGGATCATCGAAAGG GTTTGGCTTCGTAGACTTCGACAGCGAAGGAGACTGCAAGGCAGCCAAAGAAGCCATGGATGATGGAGAGATCGACGGGAACAGAGTCACTCTGGACTATGCCAAGCCCAAGGGCGAGGGCGGCCGAGGAGGTTTCGGAGGTGGTTTCGGAGGACGTGGTGGTGGACGAGGTGGTTTCGGAGGACGAGGGGGCGGTGGTTTCGGAGGAGGAAGAGGTGGTGGCTTCAGGGGAGGACGAGGAGGAAGAGGCG gtggACGAGGTGGATTCGGGGACCGACCACAAGGGAAGAAGATCAAGTTTGATGATTAA
- the LOC113049607 gene encoding nucleolin-like isoform X2, whose translation MVKLAKAAKKQAPPKKKAPPPPKEVEEDSSEEDSEDEEEEAPPVKAVAKKKAAPAKAVKNGKAAAKQESESDDDDDEEESEEEAPPPKKAAPAKATPAKKAAPAEESSDEDDDDDEDDDESEEEPPPPPKKATPAKATPAKATPAKKAAPAKKAAPAEESDEDEDESEEEEAPPPKKAAKPAAKAPAAKAPAAEESDEDDDDDDEDDDDDEEEMDTTPAAKKAGLVKAKEESEEEDDDDDDDEDDEEEDETPVTPGKRKAEAKKEKGTPPAKKAKTDGEGFSLFLGNLNSNKDFDEIKSAITKFFSKEGLEIQDVRLGGSKKFGYVDFASEEDLQKAMGLNGKKLMGLPLKLDKARSKEDSQENKKERDARTLFVKNLPYSITQEELQEVFEQATDIRIPMGSNGSSRGIAYLEFKTEAIAEKTLEEAQGSDVQGRSIIIDFTGEKSRQGGRTIGNANKILVVNNLSFNASEESLQSVFEKAVSIRVPQNNGRPKGFAFLEFESVEDAKEAMENCNNTEIEGRSIRLEYSQNDRDRSSGGGRGGSGPTKTLFVKGLSEDTTDQSLKEAFDGAVNARIVMDRDTGSSKGFGFVDFDSEGDCKAAKEAMDDGEIDGNRVTLDYAKPKGEGGRGGFGGGFGGRGGGRGGFGGRGGGGFGGGRGGGFRGGRGGRGGGFGGRGGGFGGGRGGGFGGGRGGGRGGFGDRPQGKKIKFDD comes from the exons ATGGTGAAGCTTGCCAAG GCAGCTAAAAAGCAGGCGCCTCCTAAGAAAAAGGCACCTCCACCTCCCAAGGAAGTGGAAGAGGACTCCAGCGAGGAGGACAGTGAGGATGAGGAAGAAGAG GCGCCACCAGTTAAGGCTGTAGCAAAGAAGAAAGCCGCTCCGGCGAAGGCAGTGAAGAACGGGAAAGCTGCCGCCAAACAGGAGAGCGAGAGTGACGATGACGACGATGAAGAAGAATCTG AAGAGGAAGCTCCTCCTCCAAAGAAGGCAGCACCTGCCAAGGCGACTCCTGCCAAGAAGGCAGCGCCTGCTGAGGAGTCCTCCGACGAAGATGATGACGACGACGAGGATG ATGACGAATCTGAGGAAGAGCCGCCTCCGCCTCCCAAGAAGGCCACGCCTGCTAAAGCCACACCTGCTAAAGCCACTCCGGCAAAGAAGGCCGCTCCGGCCAAGAAAGCTGCTCCTGCCGAGGAGTCCGATGAGGATGAAG ATGAATCTGAAGAGGAAGAAGCCCCGCCTCCTAAAAAGGCAGCTAAACCCGCAGCCAAAGCCCCTGCTGCTAAAGCCCCCGCAGCGGAGGAGTCTgacgaggatgatgatgatgacgacgaggatgatgatgatgatg AGGAGGAAATGGACACGACTCCTGCAGCCAAAAAGGCAGGATTGGTGAAGGCGAAGGAGGAGTCTGaagaagaggatgatgatgatgacgacgatgaggatgatgaagaggaagACG AGACCCCGGTCACTCCAGGGAAAAGGAAGGCCGAGGCCAAAAAAGAGAAGGGAACACCACCAGCGAAGAAAGCTAAAACTGATGGCGAAG gtttcagtCTCTTCTTGGGTAACCTGAACTCCAATAAAGACTTTGATGAAATTAAGTCCGCAATCACAAAGTTCTTCTCGAAGGAAGGCCTTGAGATTCAGGACGTCCGACTTGGCGGGAGCAA GAAATTTGGCTATGTGGACTTTGCATCAGAGGAAGACCTGCAGAAGGCTATGGGGCTCAATGGCAAGAAGTTAATGGGCCTACCGTTGAAACTGGACAAAGCCAGAAGCAAAGAAGACTCCCAGGAAAACAAGAAAG AGAGAGATGCACGCACGTTGTTCGTGAAGAACCTGCCGTACTCCATAACACAGGAGGAACTGCAGGAAGTCTTTGAGCAGGCCACTGATATCAGGATCCCGATGGGCAGCAACGGTTCGAGCAGAGG AATCGCATACCTGGAGTTCAAGACGGAGGCGATCGCTGAGAAGACGCTGGAGGAGGCGCAGGGTTCAGATGTCCAGGGCCGCTCCATCATCATAGACTTCACTGGAGAGAAGAGTCGGCAGGGCGGCAGAA cCATTGGTAATGCAAACAAAATCCTGGTTGTGAACAACCTGTCGTTCAACGCGAGTGAAGAGTCCCTCCAGAGTGTGTTTGAGAAGGCCGTGTCCATCAGAGTACCACAGAACAACGGCAGACCGAAGGG aTTTGCGTTTTTGGAGTTCGAAAGCGTGGAGGATGCCAAGGAGGCGATGGAGAATTGCAACAACACAGAAATCGAGGGCAGGAGTATCCGATTAGAGTACAGTCAGAACGACAGAGACCGAAGcagtggaggaggaagaggaggctcTG GGCCAACAAAAACCCTGTTTGTCAAAGGTCTGTCAGAGGACACCACAGACCAGTCTCTGAAAGAAGCTTTTGACGGAGCAGTAAACGCCAGAATCGTCATGGACCGAGACACCGGATCATCGAAAGG GTTTGGCTTCGTAGACTTCGACAGCGAAGGAGACTGCAAGGCAGCCAAAGAAGCCATGGATGATGGAGAGATCGACGGGAACAGAGTCACTCTGGACTATGCCAAGCCCAAGGGCGAGGGCGGCCGAGGAGGTTTCGGAGGTGGTTTCGGAGGACGTGGTGGTGGACGAGGTGGTTTCGGAGGACGAGGGGGCGGTGGTTTCGGAGGAGGAAGAGGTGGTGGCTTCAGGGGAGGACGAGGAGGAAGAGGCGGTGGTTtcggaggaagaggaggtggctTCGGAGGAGGAAGAGGCGGCGGCTTTGGTGGAGGAAGAGGCG gtggACGAGGTGGATTCGGGGACCGACCACAAGGGAAGAAGATCAAGTTTGATGATTAA
- the LOC113050047 gene encoding C-type natriuretic peptide 4-like: MIVSHLLACGLILTLLSVSTETKPLTQAEQRTLRMLLGEDLSEILASDESQRRMENRVRLLRDLRMDTRAKGPWARILNDQPGSRRLKAGSKKGGTTARSGCFGHKMDRIGTMSGMGCQPSHYQPGNKLS, translated from the exons ATGATCGTCTCGCATCTGCTGGCGTGTGGACTTATTCTGACTCTTCTGTCAGTCAGCACGGAGACGAAACCACTAACCCAGGCAGAACAGAGG ACCCTGCGGATGCTGTTGGGAGAGGATCTGTCTGAGATCCTGGCGTCCGATGAGAGCCAGAGGAGGATGGAGAACCGAGTCCGTCTGCTCCGGGACCTCCGCATGGACACCCGAGCCAAGGGACCATGGGCTCGGATCCTGAACGACCAGCCCGGCTCACGCAGACTCAAAGCCGGATCTAAGAAGGGAGGAACGACGGCCCGGAGCGGCTGCTTCGGACACAAGATGGACAGGATAGGAACCATGAGCGGGATGGGCTGCCAACCCTCTCATTACCAGCCCGGCAATAAACTCTCATG A
- the LOC113049607 gene encoding nucleolin-like isoform X1, with product MVKLAKAAKKQAPPKKKAPPPPKEVEEDSSEEDSEDEEEEAPPVKAVAKKKAAPAKAVKNGKAAAKQESESDDDDDEEESEEEAPPPKKAAPAKATPAKKAAPAEESSDEDDDDDEDDDESEEEPPPPPKKATPAKATPAKATPAKKAAPAKKAAPAEESDEDEDESEEEEAPPPKKAAKPAAKAPAAKAPAAEESDEDDDDDDEDDDDDEEEEMDTTPAAKKAGLVKAKEESEEEDDDDDDDEDDEEEDETPVTPGKRKAEAKKEKGTPPAKKAKTDGEGFSLFLGNLNSNKDFDEIKSAITKFFSKEGLEIQDVRLGGSKKFGYVDFASEEDLQKAMGLNGKKLMGLPLKLDKARSKEDSQENKKERDARTLFVKNLPYSITQEELQEVFEQATDIRIPMGSNGSSRGIAYLEFKTEAIAEKTLEEAQGSDVQGRSIIIDFTGEKSRQGGRTIGNANKILVVNNLSFNASEESLQSVFEKAVSIRVPQNNGRPKGFAFLEFESVEDAKEAMENCNNTEIEGRSIRLEYSQNDRDRSSGGGRGGSGPTKTLFVKGLSEDTTDQSLKEAFDGAVNARIVMDRDTGSSKGFGFVDFDSEGDCKAAKEAMDDGEIDGNRVTLDYAKPKGEGGRGGFGGGFGGRGGGRGGFGGRGGGGFGGGRGGGFRGGRGGRGGGFGGRGGGFGGGRGGGFGGGRGGGRGGFGDRPQGKKIKFDD from the exons ATGGTGAAGCTTGCCAAG GCAGCTAAAAAGCAGGCGCCTCCTAAGAAAAAGGCACCTCCACCTCCCAAGGAAGTGGAAGAGGACTCCAGCGAGGAGGACAGTGAGGATGAGGAAGAAGAG GCGCCACCAGTTAAGGCTGTAGCAAAGAAGAAAGCCGCTCCGGCGAAGGCAGTGAAGAACGGGAAAGCTGCCGCCAAACAGGAGAGCGAGAGTGACGATGACGACGATGAAGAAGAATCTG AAGAGGAAGCTCCTCCTCCAAAGAAGGCAGCACCTGCCAAGGCGACTCCTGCCAAGAAGGCAGCGCCTGCTGAGGAGTCCTCCGACGAAGATGATGACGACGACGAGGATG ATGACGAATCTGAGGAAGAGCCGCCTCCGCCTCCCAAGAAGGCCACGCCTGCTAAAGCCACACCTGCTAAAGCCACTCCGGCAAAGAAGGCCGCTCCGGCCAAGAAAGCTGCTCCTGCCGAGGAGTCCGATGAGGATGAAG ATGAATCTGAAGAGGAAGAAGCCCCGCCTCCTAAAAAGGCAGCTAAACCCGCAGCCAAAGCCCCTGCTGCTAAAGCCCCCGCAGCGGAGGAGTCTgacgaggatgatgatgatgacgacgaggatgatgatgatgatg AAGAGGAGGAAATGGACACGACTCCTGCAGCCAAAAAGGCAGGATTGGTGAAGGCGAAGGAGGAGTCTGaagaagaggatgatgatgatgacgacgatgaggatgatgaagaggaagACG AGACCCCGGTCACTCCAGGGAAAAGGAAGGCCGAGGCCAAAAAAGAGAAGGGAACACCACCAGCGAAGAAAGCTAAAACTGATGGCGAAG gtttcagtCTCTTCTTGGGTAACCTGAACTCCAATAAAGACTTTGATGAAATTAAGTCCGCAATCACAAAGTTCTTCTCGAAGGAAGGCCTTGAGATTCAGGACGTCCGACTTGGCGGGAGCAA GAAATTTGGCTATGTGGACTTTGCATCAGAGGAAGACCTGCAGAAGGCTATGGGGCTCAATGGCAAGAAGTTAATGGGCCTACCGTTGAAACTGGACAAAGCCAGAAGCAAAGAAGACTCCCAGGAAAACAAGAAAG AGAGAGATGCACGCACGTTGTTCGTGAAGAACCTGCCGTACTCCATAACACAGGAGGAACTGCAGGAAGTCTTTGAGCAGGCCACTGATATCAGGATCCCGATGGGCAGCAACGGTTCGAGCAGAGG AATCGCATACCTGGAGTTCAAGACGGAGGCGATCGCTGAGAAGACGCTGGAGGAGGCGCAGGGTTCAGATGTCCAGGGCCGCTCCATCATCATAGACTTCACTGGAGAGAAGAGTCGGCAGGGCGGCAGAA cCATTGGTAATGCAAACAAAATCCTGGTTGTGAACAACCTGTCGTTCAACGCGAGTGAAGAGTCCCTCCAGAGTGTGTTTGAGAAGGCCGTGTCCATCAGAGTACCACAGAACAACGGCAGACCGAAGGG aTTTGCGTTTTTGGAGTTCGAAAGCGTGGAGGATGCCAAGGAGGCGATGGAGAATTGCAACAACACAGAAATCGAGGGCAGGAGTATCCGATTAGAGTACAGTCAGAACGACAGAGACCGAAGcagtggaggaggaagaggaggctcTG GGCCAACAAAAACCCTGTTTGTCAAAGGTCTGTCAGAGGACACCACAGACCAGTCTCTGAAAGAAGCTTTTGACGGAGCAGTAAACGCCAGAATCGTCATGGACCGAGACACCGGATCATCGAAAGG GTTTGGCTTCGTAGACTTCGACAGCGAAGGAGACTGCAAGGCAGCCAAAGAAGCCATGGATGATGGAGAGATCGACGGGAACAGAGTCACTCTGGACTATGCCAAGCCCAAGGGCGAGGGCGGCCGAGGAGGTTTCGGAGGTGGTTTCGGAGGACGTGGTGGTGGACGAGGTGGTTTCGGAGGACGAGGGGGCGGTGGTTTCGGAGGAGGAAGAGGTGGTGGCTTCAGGGGAGGACGAGGAGGAAGAGGCGGTGGTTtcggaggaagaggaggtggctTCGGAGGAGGAAGAGGCGGCGGCTTTGGTGGAGGAAGAGGCG gtggACGAGGTGGATTCGGGGACCGACCACAAGGGAAGAAGATCAAGTTTGATGATTAA
- the LOC113049606 gene encoding UDP-GlcNAc:betaGal beta-1,3-N-acetylglucosaminyltransferase 7-like: MMTARERWRVYKRISFMFFLAVVALTVVHRGNITSMQAGIERQARMELMVEGGKKDLISVSFWKSVQRSTTESPGITQTQGPKSWDVTSSNCSVNLNFSSSEWFTGLEDNFKQFLLYRHCRYFPILMNHPEKCAGDVDLLMVIKSVITQYDRREVIRQTWGKEQVINGKRIKTLFLLGTSSNEEERANHQKLLEFEDYIYGDILQWDFMDSFFNLTLKEIHFLKWFSTYCGNTSYVFKGDDDVFVNVPNIFEYLEDSRDLKDLFVGDVLFKAKPIRKKQNKYYIPQALYNKTLYPPYAGGGGFLMDGPLARKLYGACETLELYPIDDVFLGMCLEVLQVTPIRHDAFKTFGLVKNKTSRLNREPCFYKSLIVVHKLLPPDLIDMWKLVNSDLICSQKTDFL, encoded by the exons AT GATGACTGCCAGAGAACGATGGCGAGTTTACAAGCGCATCAGCTTCATGTTCTTCCTGGCTGTGGTCGCACTTACTGTGGTTCACAGAGGAAACATCACCTCCATGCAAGCTGGGATCGAGAGACAGGCACGGATGGAGCTCATGGTGGAGGGCGGGAAAAAGGACCTGATTAGTGTCAGCTTCTGGAAGAGCGTTCAAAGATCCACCACAGAAAGTCCGGGAATAACCCAAACGCAAGGCCCCAAGAGCTGGGACGTCACCAGCTCCAACTGCAGCGTCAACCTCAACTTCTCTTCCTCGGAGTGGTTCACGGGTCTGGAAGACAACTTCAAGCAGTTCCTGCTCTACAGACACTGCAGGTACTTCCCCATCCTCATGAATCACCCAGAGAAGTGCGCCGGAGACGTAGACTTATTGATGGTCATCAAGTCGGTAATAACACAGTACGATCGACGGGAGGTCATCCGGCAAACTTGGGGCAAAGAACAAGTGATCAACGGGAAAAGAATCAAGACGCTCTTCCTTCTGGGAACATCTTCCAACGAGGAGGAACGGGCGAACCATCAAAAGCTCCTGGAATTCGAGGATTACATCTACGGAGACATCCTGCAATGGGACTTCATGGACAGCTTCTTCAACCTCACCCTCAAAGAGATCCACTTCCTCAAATGGTTCTCCACCTACTGCGGAAACACCAGCTACGTCTTCAAAGGCGACGACGACGTGTTCGTCAACGTTCCCAACATCTTTGAGTATCTGGAAGACAGCAGAGACTTGAAGGACCTCTTCGTCGGCGACGTTCTCTTCAAAGCCAAGCCCATTCGCAAAAAGCAGAACAAGTATTACATCCCGCAAGCCTTGTATAATAAGACGCTCTACCCGCCGTACGCCGGCGGAGGCGGTTTCCTGATGGACGGACCGCTGGCTCGGAAACTCTACGGGGCTTGCGAAACTCTGGAGCTCTATCCCATCGACGATGTGTTTCTTGGGATGTGTCTGGAGGTGCTTCAGGTGACCCCAATAAGGCACGACGCTTTCAAAACCTTCGGGCTGGTGAAGAATAAGACCAGCCGACTCAACAGGGAGCCGTGCTTCTATAAGAGCCTGATAGTGGTGCATAAACTGCTCCCGCCGGATTTGATAGACATGTGGAAACTGGTCAACAGCGACTTGATCTGTTCGCAGAAAACGGACTTCTTGTAG